From a single Epinephelus fuscoguttatus linkage group LG18, E.fuscoguttatus.final_Chr_v1 genomic region:
- the LOC125905473 gene encoding calmodulin-regulated spectrin-associated protein 1-B-like isoform X2, translated as MDVEVSAGRDSTWRRAAAAAADDAGEGGMEAQVVPLELYDSARAKIDANLRWLFAKAYGIDHIPADLRDPFYTDQYEQEHIKPPIIHLLLSGELYCRVCGLILHAEQAASLQSHQSVIQALSRKGIYVLETDNTPVSDLDLSSTPIKMSSHIHLIDALMMAYILEMISIEKVVSSVKRFSNFSASKELPFDLEDAMVFWINKVNAKMREIMEKELKMKQHFLESPSHQKSPSKWYWKLVPVSATASVSCVRYRRDHLSGRTLQHFPLLEDLLKDVCDGTALLAVLHFYCPELIRLEDICLKEVPSIADSVYNIQLLQEFSNEYLNKCFYLKPEDLLYSPPVLKKNVMVFIAELFWWFETVKPDFVQPRDLHEIRDVRLLLQPKSSRSHISISNVSKRGLLASSNSADVLAMPPSPDLSAKPSSLSPSHSLLPLRQRQQKVAEESTSELRNRSNSLSRDGQHQGSILAWPERRPRPLSQPVPYALHCPMEEDADSISLARSISKDSLASNIMSFTPKHMLGSGPPLPQHRLSGQSLLSHMRIEDEEEEIEEEELVAVIHPSAFSRRRLGSDMEQDELEIPSAPSTSRGTNTRRSPRLDMGPFTPDHPADSYYLEPLMPAIPKPAKEKSISLNKEEESGESRCRAAAARKAAIIVPLTSQRKAPESNRSGFMRIPVAESVPSSLRPPTEGSAGISQPEKKQSSGFFLHLSGEPDQHSPFSTTLEVGQDSDSDIADLEEDDEEDDQMELTREMVRRGKGKYLEEGEVCEFGEGEGESDKLREDSKVSERDDKEGGSGRSSPCLSTISWASSCSASGSTSVKMTSFAERKLLKLGLRDGFSSTSSSQKTTPDGSEVAPCPPWQLRGDCSSSWPGKEPSSVLGKNMAVSPSGVPSELLQLHMQLEEQRRAIEYQKKKMETMSARQRLKLGKAAFLNIVKKGGGRSDTLPLPLKYSQESSEPADRSNVKSQSCKDDSCLDALKMQANQTEGGQMNRNNRLNTLPQDNGAEPDINECSHSIDLLNVAISSIQQQMMQLSLQQDLLMKSVVSPPERVESSPSTTPTTATQSTSSTSDSRSFAVHFVDIGGSNTTPARRPPKLSSSQRSKTSERKQSKDNSKTASAKSNAQSMESRENSGGFQESGSVECSRPERSIQRNTTFRVRDDSNQRGSGEGTGCPLDITPTSPSQASEQEENKVADSRREAASGDDSSRVKSQLIEVDLSELKDPQEDGSADVIDCMAEGEQKNVLGFFFKDDEKAEDEMAKRRAAFLLKQQRKAQEARIRKQQQELESELKRDEIRRKAEEDRIRKEEEKARRELIKQEYLRRKQQALMEEQGLVKPRPRTKSRRNRPKSLHREESNSLSKGSTTRNSLKKSLLIKAQGSAADCRGADLSCSHRGSTLSLATEADSVISGGAESQRAGSVCSMESFPMLSRASSRNMERDWENGSIASSITSTEYSGPKLFKEPSSKSNKPIIINAIAHCCLAGKVNETQKNVILEELEKCESNHLIILFRDGGCQFRAIYSYSPDTEEIVKFTGTGPRTIGRKMIDKLYKYSSDRKQFNVIPAKSVSVSVDALTIHNHLWQVKRPGSARRK; from the exons AGCTCCCACATCCACCTCATTGATGCCCTGATGATGGCCTACATACTGGAGATGATCAGCATAGAGAAGGTGGTGTCAAGTGTCAAGCGCTTTTCCAACTTCAGTGCCTCCAAGGAGCTGCCTTTTGACCTGGAAGACGCCATGGTCTTTTGGATCAACAAG GTGAACGCAAAGATGAGGGAGATCATGGAAAAAGAGCTGAAAATGAAGCAACACTTTCTGGAGTCTCCCAGTCACCAGAAG TCTCCCTCCAAGTGGTACTGGAAGCTTGTACCTGTAAGTGCAACTGCAAGCGTCTCCTGT GTTCGTTACAGAAGAGATCACCTGTCAGGTCGGACACTTCAGCACTTCCCTTTGTTGGAGGACCTGTTAAAGGATGTGTGTGATGGCACGGCTCTGCTGGCTGTTCTCCACTTCTACTGCCCAGAACTCATTAGACTGGAAG ATATCTGTCTAAAGGAGGTCCCCTCCATAGCTGACAGTGTGTACAACATTCAGCTACTACAGGAGTTCTCTAATGAATACCTGAACAAATGCTTCTATCTGAAGCCAGAGGACTTGTTGTATTCTCCACCAGTACTTAAG AAAAACGTGATGGTCTTCATCGCTGAGCTCTTCTGGTGGTTTGAGACTGTGAAGCCAGATTTTGTACAGCCGAGGGACCTTCATGAAATCAGAGATG TGAGATTGCTGCTGCAGCCTAAGAGTTCACGATCCCATATTTCCATCTCCAATGTCAGTAAACGTGGTTTACTGGCATCATCAAACTCAGCCGATGTGTTGGCCATGCCCCCAAGCCCCGACCTCAG CGCTAAACCAAGCTCATTAAGCCCGTCTCACTCTTTACTGCCCctgagacagagacaacagaaaGTGGCTGAGGAGAGCACTTCAG AGCTGAGAAATAGGTCCAACTCTCTCTCACGTGATGGTCAGCATCAGGGCTCAATACTGGCCTGGCCAGAGAGGAGACCGAG GCCTTTATCCCAGCCGGTGCCCTACGCCCTGCACTGTCCCATGGAGGAAGATGCAGACAGTATCAGCCTCGCTCGCTCCATCAGCAAAGACAGCCTGGCCTCAAATATTATGAGCTTTACCCCCAAACACATGCTGGGGTCAGGCCCTCCACTGCCTCAGCACAGACTCAGTGGTCAAAGCCTGCTTAGTCACATGCGcatagaggatgaagaggaggaaataGAAGAGGAGGAACTGGTTGCTGTCATCCACCCTTCTGCATTTTCTCGACGTCGGCTTGGGAGTGACATGGAGCAGGATGAGCTGGAAATCCCGAGTGCACCCTCCACCTCAAGGGGGACTAATACCCGTCGCTCTCCCCGCCTTGACATGGGTCCCTTTACACCCGACCACCCGGCAGACAGCTACTATCTGGAGCCTTTGATGCCAGCCATCCCTAAGCCAGCCAAAGAGAAGAGCATCAGCCTGaataaggaggaggagagtggcGAGAGTCGCTGTAGAGCAGCAGCTGCTAGGAAAGCAGCCATTATTGTCCCACTGACCTCACAGAGGAAAGCCCCTGAGTCAAACAGAAGTGGCTTTATGCGGATACCTGTGGCAGAATCAGTCCCGAGCTCTCTCAGGCCACCCACAGAGGGGTCTGCAGGCATCTCTCAGCCTGAGAAGAAACAGTCCTCAGGCTTTTTCCTTCATTTGTCAGGAGAGCCAGACCAACACAGTCCTTTCTCCACTACGCTTGAGGTAGGGCAAGACTCTGACTCTGACATCGCAGACCTGGAGGAAGATGACGAGGAGGACGATCAGATGGAGCTGACTAGGGAgatggtgaggagaggaaaagggaaATACTTAGAGGAGGGAGAGGTGTGTGAgtttggagagggagagggcgAGTCAGACAAACTGAGAGAAGACTCAAAGGTAAGTGAGCGGGACGATAAGGAAGGCGGCAGCGGACGCTCGAGCCCTTGCCTCAGCACAATATCCTGGGCGAGCAGCTGCAGCGCTTCGGGAAGCACCAGTGTCAAGATGACCAGCTTTGCGGAGAGAAAGCTCCTTAAACTCGGTCTCCGGGATGGATTCTCAAGTACCAGCAGCTCTCAGAAGACCACGCCAGATGGCTCTGAAGTGGCCCCCTGCCCACCATGGCAGCTGAGGGGTGACTGCAGCTCGAGCTGGCCAGGGAAGGAGCCCAGTTCTGTGCTAGGGAAGAATATGGCGGTGAGTCCCTCAGGAGTGCCTTCAGAGCTGCTGCAACTTCACATGCAGCTAGAAGAGCAAAGACGGGCTATTGAGtatcagaagaagaagatggagaCCATGTCCGCGCGGCAGCGACTAAAGCTAGGGAAAGCTGCATTCTTGAACATCGTTAAGAAGGGCGGGGGTAGGAGTGACACGCTTCCTCTGCCCCTGAAATACTCCCAGGAGTCCTCAGAACCAGCTGACAGGAGTAATGTGAAGAGCCAGTCGTGCAAGGATGACTCCTGTCTTGATGCTCTGAAGATGCAGGCAAATCAAACAGAGGGAGGACAGATGAACAGAAACAACAGGTTGAACACCCTGCCCCAGGATAACGGTGCAGAACCTGACATAAATGAGTGTTCCCACTCCATAGATCTACTCAACGTAGCTATTAGCTCCATTCAGCAGCAGATGATGCAGTTGTCTTTACAGCAAGACCTGCTGATGAAGAGTGTGGTCTCACCTCCAGAGCGGGTAGAATCAAGTCCTAGCACAACCCCCACTACAGCAACACAATCAACATCCTCTACCTCAGACTCCAGATCTTTTGCAGTTCACTTTGTAGACATCGGTGGCAGCAACACAACCCCCGCTCGCCGTCCTCCTAAGCTTAGCTCCAGCCAACGCAGCAAAACCTCGGAGCGAAAACAAAGTAAAGACAACAGCAAGACGGCTTCTGCCAAGTCTAATGCACAGTCCATGGAGAGCAGAGAAAATTCTGGTGGATTCCAGGAGAGCGGTAGTGTTGAGTGCTCCAGGCCAGAGAGAAGCATTCAGAGAAACACCACCTTTAGAGTCCGTGATGATTCCAACCAACGCGGCAGTGGAGAGGGAACTGGGTGCCCCTTGGACATTACACCAACGTCTCCTTCACAGGCTTCAGAACAAGAGGAGAACAAAGTTGCAGACTCACGGAGAGAGGCTGCAAGTGGGGATGACAGTTCCAGGGTCAAGAGTCAACTGATCGAGGTGGACCTATCAGAGCTTAAAGATCCACAGGAGGACGGTAGCGCAGACGTCATAGACTGCATGGCAGAGGGCGAGCAAAAGAATGTGCTAGGTTTCTTCTTTAAG GATGATGAAAAAGCAGAGGATGAAATGGCGAAACGTCGTGCTGCCTTTCTGCTCAAACAGCAACGCAAAGCTCAAGAGGCGAGAATACGCAAACAGCAGCAAGAACTGGAGAGCGAGCTCAAACGTGATGAGATCAG GCGTAAGGCAGAAGAAGACCGCATTcgtaaggaggaggagaaggcgCGACGAGAGCTAATTAAGCAGGAGTACCTGCGGAGGAAGCAGCAAGCGTTGATGGAAGAGCAAGGTCTGGTCAAGCCTCGCCCACGCACTAAATCTCGCAGGAACAGGCCTAAATCACTGCACCGAGAAGAGTCCAACAGCCTCTCCAAAGGATCCACTACAC GTAATTCTCTGAAGAAGTCCTTGTTGATCAAAGCCCAGGGCTCAGCAGCAGACTGCAGGGGAG CTGATCTGAGCTGCAGTCATCGAGGATCAACGCTCTCTTTGGCAACTGAGGCAGACAGCGTCATCTCTGGAGGGGCAGAGTCACAGAG GGCTGGATCGGTGTGCTCTATGGAGTCATTCCCCATGCTGAGCAGGGCGTCCAGCAGGAACATGGAGAGGGACTGGGAGAACGGTTCTATAGCCTCTTCCATCACTTCAACTGAGTACAGTG GCCCTAAACTCTTCAAGGAGCCGAGCTCCAAGTCCAACAAGCCAATCATCATCAATGCCATTGCTCACTGCTGTCTGGCTGGAAAGGTTAATGAGACCCAGAAGAATGTTATTCTGGAG GAGCTGGAAAAGTGTGAGTCCAATCACCTGATCATTCTCTTCCGTGACGGTGGGTGCCAGTTCCGTGCCATTTACTCGTACTCACCAGACACTGAGGAGATTGTCAAGTTCACGGGCACGGGACCGCGCACCATCGGCCGGAAGATGATCGACAAGCTCTACAAATACAGCTCGGACCGCAAGCAGTTCAACGTCATCCCTGCCAAGTCGGTGTCGGTCAGCGTGGACGCCCTCACCATCCACAATCACCTCTGGCAGGTCAAGAGACCGGGGAGCGCACGGAGGAAGTGA
- the LOC125905473 gene encoding calmodulin-regulated spectrin-associated protein 1-B-like isoform X3, whose protein sequence is MDVEVSAGRDSTWRRAAAAAADDAGEGGMEAQVVPLELYDSARAKIDANLRWLFAKAYGIDHIPADLRDPFYTDQYEQEHIKPPIIHLLLSGELYCRVCGLILHAEQAASLQSHQSVIQALSRKGIYVLETDNTPVSDLDLSSTPIKMSSHIHLIDALMMAYILEMISIEKVVSSVKRFSNFSASKELPFDLEDAMVFWINKVNAKMREIMEKELKMKQHFLESPSHQKSPSKWYWKLVPVRYRRDHLSGRTLQHFPLLEDLLKDVCDGTALLAVLHFYCPELIRLEDICLKEVPSIADSVYNIQLLQEFSNEYLNKCFYLKPEDLLYSPPVLKKNVMVFIAELFWWFETVKPDFVQPRDLHEIRDVRLLLQPKSSRSHISISNVSKRGLLASSNSADVLAMPPSPDLSAKPSSLSPSHSLLPLRQRQQKVAEESTSELRNRSNSLSRDGQHQGSILAWPERRPRPLSQPVPYALHCPMEEDADSISLARSISKDSLASNIMSFTPKHMLGSGPPLPQHRLSGQSLLSHMRIEDEEEEIEEEELVAVIHPSAFSRRRLGSDMEQDELEIPSAPSTSRGTNTRRSPRLDMGPFTPDHPADSYYLEPLMPAIPKPAKEKSISLNKEEESGESRCRAAAARKAAIIVPLTSQRKAPESNRSGFMRIPVAESVPSSLRPPTEGSAGISQPEKKQSSGFFLHLSGEPDQHSPFSTTLEVGQDSDSDIADLEEDDEEDDQMELTREMVRRGKGKYLEEGEVCEFGEGEGESDKLREDSKVSERDDKEGGSGRSSPCLSTISWASSCSASGSTSVKMTSFAERKLLKLGLRDGFSSTSSSQKTTPDGSEVAPCPPWQLRGDCSSSWPGKEPSSVLGKNMAVSPSGVPSELLQLHMQLEEQRRAIEYQKKKMETMSARQRLKLGKAAFLNIVKKGGGRSDTLPLPLKYSQESSEPADRSNVKSQSCKDDSCLDALKMQANQTEGGQMNRNNRLNTLPQDNGAEPDINECSHSIDLLNVAISSIQQQMMQLSLQQDLLMKSVVSPPERVESSPSTTPTTATQSTSSTSDSRSFAVHFVDIGGSNTTPARRPPKLSSSQRSKTSERKQSKDNSKTASAKSNAQSMESRENSGGFQESGSVECSRPERSIQRNTTFRVRDDSNQRGSGEGTGCPLDITPTSPSQASEQEENKVADSRREAASGDDSSRVKSQLIEVDLSELKDPQEDGSADVIDCMAEGEQKNVLGFFFKDDEKAEDEMAKRRAAFLLKQQRKAQEARIRKQQQELESELKRDEIRRKAEEDRIRKEEEKARRELIKQEYLRRKQQALMEEQGLVKPRPRTKSRRNRPKSLHREESNSLSKGSTTRNSLKKSLLIKAQGSAADCRGADLSCSHRGSTLSLATEADSVISGGAESQRAGSVCSMESFPMLSRASSRNMERDWENGSIASSITSTEYSGPKLFKEPSSKSNKPIIINAIAHCCLAGKVNETQKNVILEELEKCESNHLIILFRDGGCQFRAIYSYSPDTEEIVKFTGTGPRTIGRKMIDKLYKYSSDRKQFNVIPAKSVSVSVDALTIHNHLWQVKRPGSARRK, encoded by the exons AGCTCCCACATCCACCTCATTGATGCCCTGATGATGGCCTACATACTGGAGATGATCAGCATAGAGAAGGTGGTGTCAAGTGTCAAGCGCTTTTCCAACTTCAGTGCCTCCAAGGAGCTGCCTTTTGACCTGGAAGACGCCATGGTCTTTTGGATCAACAAG GTGAACGCAAAGATGAGGGAGATCATGGAAAAAGAGCTGAAAATGAAGCAACACTTTCTGGAGTCTCCCAGTCACCAGAAG TCTCCCTCCAAGTGGTACTGGAAGCTTGTACCT GTTCGTTACAGAAGAGATCACCTGTCAGGTCGGACACTTCAGCACTTCCCTTTGTTGGAGGACCTGTTAAAGGATGTGTGTGATGGCACGGCTCTGCTGGCTGTTCTCCACTTCTACTGCCCAGAACTCATTAGACTGGAAG ATATCTGTCTAAAGGAGGTCCCCTCCATAGCTGACAGTGTGTACAACATTCAGCTACTACAGGAGTTCTCTAATGAATACCTGAACAAATGCTTCTATCTGAAGCCAGAGGACTTGTTGTATTCTCCACCAGTACTTAAG AAAAACGTGATGGTCTTCATCGCTGAGCTCTTCTGGTGGTTTGAGACTGTGAAGCCAGATTTTGTACAGCCGAGGGACCTTCATGAAATCAGAGATG TGAGATTGCTGCTGCAGCCTAAGAGTTCACGATCCCATATTTCCATCTCCAATGTCAGTAAACGTGGTTTACTGGCATCATCAAACTCAGCCGATGTGTTGGCCATGCCCCCAAGCCCCGACCTCAG CGCTAAACCAAGCTCATTAAGCCCGTCTCACTCTTTACTGCCCctgagacagagacaacagaaaGTGGCTGAGGAGAGCACTTCAG AGCTGAGAAATAGGTCCAACTCTCTCTCACGTGATGGTCAGCATCAGGGCTCAATACTGGCCTGGCCAGAGAGGAGACCGAG GCCTTTATCCCAGCCGGTGCCCTACGCCCTGCACTGTCCCATGGAGGAAGATGCAGACAGTATCAGCCTCGCTCGCTCCATCAGCAAAGACAGCCTGGCCTCAAATATTATGAGCTTTACCCCCAAACACATGCTGGGGTCAGGCCCTCCACTGCCTCAGCACAGACTCAGTGGTCAAAGCCTGCTTAGTCACATGCGcatagaggatgaagaggaggaaataGAAGAGGAGGAACTGGTTGCTGTCATCCACCCTTCTGCATTTTCTCGACGTCGGCTTGGGAGTGACATGGAGCAGGATGAGCTGGAAATCCCGAGTGCACCCTCCACCTCAAGGGGGACTAATACCCGTCGCTCTCCCCGCCTTGACATGGGTCCCTTTACACCCGACCACCCGGCAGACAGCTACTATCTGGAGCCTTTGATGCCAGCCATCCCTAAGCCAGCCAAAGAGAAGAGCATCAGCCTGaataaggaggaggagagtggcGAGAGTCGCTGTAGAGCAGCAGCTGCTAGGAAAGCAGCCATTATTGTCCCACTGACCTCACAGAGGAAAGCCCCTGAGTCAAACAGAAGTGGCTTTATGCGGATACCTGTGGCAGAATCAGTCCCGAGCTCTCTCAGGCCACCCACAGAGGGGTCTGCAGGCATCTCTCAGCCTGAGAAGAAACAGTCCTCAGGCTTTTTCCTTCATTTGTCAGGAGAGCCAGACCAACACAGTCCTTTCTCCACTACGCTTGAGGTAGGGCAAGACTCTGACTCTGACATCGCAGACCTGGAGGAAGATGACGAGGAGGACGATCAGATGGAGCTGACTAGGGAgatggtgaggagaggaaaagggaaATACTTAGAGGAGGGAGAGGTGTGTGAgtttggagagggagagggcgAGTCAGACAAACTGAGAGAAGACTCAAAGGTAAGTGAGCGGGACGATAAGGAAGGCGGCAGCGGACGCTCGAGCCCTTGCCTCAGCACAATATCCTGGGCGAGCAGCTGCAGCGCTTCGGGAAGCACCAGTGTCAAGATGACCAGCTTTGCGGAGAGAAAGCTCCTTAAACTCGGTCTCCGGGATGGATTCTCAAGTACCAGCAGCTCTCAGAAGACCACGCCAGATGGCTCTGAAGTGGCCCCCTGCCCACCATGGCAGCTGAGGGGTGACTGCAGCTCGAGCTGGCCAGGGAAGGAGCCCAGTTCTGTGCTAGGGAAGAATATGGCGGTGAGTCCCTCAGGAGTGCCTTCAGAGCTGCTGCAACTTCACATGCAGCTAGAAGAGCAAAGACGGGCTATTGAGtatcagaagaagaagatggagaCCATGTCCGCGCGGCAGCGACTAAAGCTAGGGAAAGCTGCATTCTTGAACATCGTTAAGAAGGGCGGGGGTAGGAGTGACACGCTTCCTCTGCCCCTGAAATACTCCCAGGAGTCCTCAGAACCAGCTGACAGGAGTAATGTGAAGAGCCAGTCGTGCAAGGATGACTCCTGTCTTGATGCTCTGAAGATGCAGGCAAATCAAACAGAGGGAGGACAGATGAACAGAAACAACAGGTTGAACACCCTGCCCCAGGATAACGGTGCAGAACCTGACATAAATGAGTGTTCCCACTCCATAGATCTACTCAACGTAGCTATTAGCTCCATTCAGCAGCAGATGATGCAGTTGTCTTTACAGCAAGACCTGCTGATGAAGAGTGTGGTCTCACCTCCAGAGCGGGTAGAATCAAGTCCTAGCACAACCCCCACTACAGCAACACAATCAACATCCTCTACCTCAGACTCCAGATCTTTTGCAGTTCACTTTGTAGACATCGGTGGCAGCAACACAACCCCCGCTCGCCGTCCTCCTAAGCTTAGCTCCAGCCAACGCAGCAAAACCTCGGAGCGAAAACAAAGTAAAGACAACAGCAAGACGGCTTCTGCCAAGTCTAATGCACAGTCCATGGAGAGCAGAGAAAATTCTGGTGGATTCCAGGAGAGCGGTAGTGTTGAGTGCTCCAGGCCAGAGAGAAGCATTCAGAGAAACACCACCTTTAGAGTCCGTGATGATTCCAACCAACGCGGCAGTGGAGAGGGAACTGGGTGCCCCTTGGACATTACACCAACGTCTCCTTCACAGGCTTCAGAACAAGAGGAGAACAAAGTTGCAGACTCACGGAGAGAGGCTGCAAGTGGGGATGACAGTTCCAGGGTCAAGAGTCAACTGATCGAGGTGGACCTATCAGAGCTTAAAGATCCACAGGAGGACGGTAGCGCAGACGTCATAGACTGCATGGCAGAGGGCGAGCAAAAGAATGTGCTAGGTTTCTTCTTTAAG GATGATGAAAAAGCAGAGGATGAAATGGCGAAACGTCGTGCTGCCTTTCTGCTCAAACAGCAACGCAAAGCTCAAGAGGCGAGAATACGCAAACAGCAGCAAGAACTGGAGAGCGAGCTCAAACGTGATGAGATCAG GCGTAAGGCAGAAGAAGACCGCATTcgtaaggaggaggagaaggcgCGACGAGAGCTAATTAAGCAGGAGTACCTGCGGAGGAAGCAGCAAGCGTTGATGGAAGAGCAAGGTCTGGTCAAGCCTCGCCCACGCACTAAATCTCGCAGGAACAGGCCTAAATCACTGCACCGAGAAGAGTCCAACAGCCTCTCCAAAGGATCCACTACAC GTAATTCTCTGAAGAAGTCCTTGTTGATCAAAGCCCAGGGCTCAGCAGCAGACTGCAGGGGAG CTGATCTGAGCTGCAGTCATCGAGGATCAACGCTCTCTTTGGCAACTGAGGCAGACAGCGTCATCTCTGGAGGGGCAGAGTCACAGAG GGCTGGATCGGTGTGCTCTATGGAGTCATTCCCCATGCTGAGCAGGGCGTCCAGCAGGAACATGGAGAGGGACTGGGAGAACGGTTCTATAGCCTCTTCCATCACTTCAACTGAGTACAGTG GCCCTAAACTCTTCAAGGAGCCGAGCTCCAAGTCCAACAAGCCAATCATCATCAATGCCATTGCTCACTGCTGTCTGGCTGGAAAGGTTAATGAGACCCAGAAGAATGTTATTCTGGAG GAGCTGGAAAAGTGTGAGTCCAATCACCTGATCATTCTCTTCCGTGACGGTGGGTGCCAGTTCCGTGCCATTTACTCGTACTCACCAGACACTGAGGAGATTGTCAAGTTCACGGGCACGGGACCGCGCACCATCGGCCGGAAGATGATCGACAAGCTCTACAAATACAGCTCGGACCGCAAGCAGTTCAACGTCATCCCTGCCAAGTCGGTGTCGGTCAGCGTGGACGCCCTCACCATCCACAATCACCTCTGGCAGGTCAAGAGACCGGGGAGCGCACGGAGGAAGTGA